Proteins found in one Artemia franciscana chromosome 13, ASM3288406v1, whole genome shotgun sequence genomic segment:
- the LOC136034698 gene encoding nematocyst expressed protein 4-like, with amino-acid sequence MINLLSSVYLILHLVTTEASYNYARPSYLNSLPSQRDLSAQPYSFSSPEAFPSYPASRPHTQPHFAQQNYGGMPITSAAAYPPYQSAPNYGYSPYGSTQSYVSSAAPAYGQYDYGYKQYAPQVIVKRVKVPVPLPIPSPVPVLVPAPVPVPAPAPPPVPLPIPAPQVFVSAPAAAPMSTRFAHYPNTPITILQSQFERNNLGDPEYRKEYSEASEELGNEIV; translated from the exons ATGATAAATCTCCTTTCATCCGTTTATTTGATCCTACATCTTGTTACTACAGAAGCATCGTATAATTACGCTCGTCCATCTTACTTGAACTCACTTCCATCACAGCGGGACCTAAGTGCACAACCATACTCCTTCTCCTCTCCAGAAGCTTTCCCGTCATATCCTGCCAGTAGGCCACATACACAGCCACACTTTGCTCAACAAAACTATGGAGGCATGCCAATAACTTCCGCTGCTGCTTATCCGCCATATCAATCAGCACCTAACTACGGATACTCACCCTATGGCTCTACGCAGTCTTATGTTTCTTCTGCAGCACCAGCATATGGACAATATGACTATGGCTACAAGCAAT atGCACCACAAGTCATTGTCAAGAGGGTTAAAGTACCAGTCCCATTACCTATACCGTCTCCGGTTCCTGTGCTAGTTCCTGCACCTGTACCTGTACCTGCACCAGCACCACCACCTGTGCCCCTACCCATTCCCGCTCCACAAGTATTTGTTTCTGCTCCAGCTGCAGCACCCATGTCTACCAGATTTGCACACTATCCAAATACACCAATAACTATTCTGCAGTCACAATTTGAAAGAAATAACCTTGGAGATCCAGAATACAGAAAAGAATATTCTGAAGCAAGCGAAGAGCTTGGAAATGAGATAGTTTAA